In Denticeps clupeoides chromosome 1, fDenClu1.1, whole genome shotgun sequence, a single window of DNA contains:
- the kcnk13a gene encoding potassium channel subfamily K member 13a gives MMACRGAGCCGFGPVNEDNARFAMLAVLIVLYLLCGAAVFSALEQPREKLAKERWAQRFERFSLRHNLSRGALETFLRHYEEASAAGVRVDALRPRWDFTGAFYFVGTVVSTIGFGMTTPATVGGKIFLIFYGLIGCAATILFFNLFLERIITVLAFVLKSCHELQRRRSGVAPQGGRGASAARGSGGDSLAGWKPSVYCVMLILCVAAVIISCCASAMYSAVEGWGYFDSLYFCFVAFSTIGFGDMVSSQKASYSHQTAYRLGNFLFILMGACCIYSLFNVISIVIKQVLNWLLKKMEVPCRRCPRKAFHPRRNVVVPGNPHVRRNISIDTDAINESETDGRRMSGEMISMRDFLAANKVNLAIMQKQLSETANGHLGPSGSCNRDNGFSGGVGALGIMNNRLAETSIDR, from the exons ATGATGGCCTGCCGGGGCGCGGGCTGCTGCGGGTTCGGCCCGGTGAACGAGGACAACGCGCGGTTCGCCATGCTGGCCGTCCTGATCGTCCTGTACCTCCTGTGCGGCGCCGCGGTCTTCTCGGCGCTGGAGCAGCCCCGGGAGAAGCTGGCCAAGGAGCGGTGGGCGCAGCGCTTCGAGCGCTTCAGCCTGCGCCACAACCTGAGCCGCGGCGCGCTGGAGACCTTCCTGCGCCACTACGAGGAGGCGAGCGCCGCGGGCGTCCGGGTGGACGCGCTGAGACCGCGCTGGGACTTCACCGGAGCCTTCTACTTCGTGGGGACGGTGGTGTCCACGATCG GCTTCGGGATGACCACGCCGGCCACCGTCGGGGGCAAGATCTTCTTGATCTTCTACGGCCTGATCGGATGCGCAGCCACCATTTTGTTCTTCAACCTGTTCCTGGAACGGATCATAACGGTGTTGGCCTTCGTGCTGAAGTCCTGCCACGAGCTTCAGCGGCGGCGGAGTGGCGTGGCGCCCCAGGGCGGGCGGGGCGCCAGCGCCGCGCGAGGGAGTGGCGGGGACAGTCTGGCTGGATGGAAGCCGTCGGTCTACTGCGTGATGCTGATCCTGTGCGTGGCGGCCGTCATCATCTCGTGCTGCGCCTCGGCCATGTACTCGGCCGTGGAGGGGTGGGGCTACTTTGACTCGCTCTACTTCTGCTTTGTGGCCTTCAGCACCATTGGCTTCGGGGACATGGTGAGCAGCCAGAAGGCCTCGTACAGCCACCAGACCGCCTACCGGCTGGGCAACTTCTTGTTCATCCTGATGGGCGCCTGCTGCATCTACTCGCTCTTCAACGTCATCTCCATCGTCATCAAGCAGGTGCTCAACTGGCTGCTCAAGAAGATGGAGGTTCCCTGCCGCCGCTGCCCTCGGAAGGCCTTCCACCCGAGGAGGAACGTGGTGGTGCCAGGGAACCCCCACGTGCGCCGCAACATCTCCATCGACACGGACGCCATCAACGAGAGCGAGACGGACGGACGCAGGATGTCGGGGGAGATGATTTCCATGAGGGACTTCCTGGCAGCTAATAAAGTCAACCTGGCCATCATGCAGAAGCAGCTGTCCGAAACTGCCAACGGCCACCTCGGCCCCTCCGGGTCCTGCAACAGGGACAATGGCTTCTCCGGCGGGGTCGGGGCCCTGGGCATCATGAACAACCGCCTGGCAGAGACCAGCATTGACAGATGA